DNA from Petropleomorpha daqingensis:
CCCCGTCCAGCAGAACACCGACGACGGCGCCACCACCGGCGACGACGACGGCGGTGGCAGCGTGGCGCCGTCCGACCCGCAAAACGGCGTGCAGCCGCCGGCCGCGCCCCCGGCCCGCTCGTTCGGCGGCTCCGGGCACGCCTCGAGCGGTGGGTCGTGAGCACCGTGGCCACCGCCGACTGGGAGGCCTGGAGCTGCCGGGTCCGCCTGGCGGTCACCGACCCCGCCGCGCTGGACGAGGCGCGCGCCGTCCTGACCGGCCACCTGGCCGACGTCGACCTGGCCTGCAGCCGGTTCCGCCCGGACTCCGAGCTCACCGCGCTGGACGACGCGGCCGGCAGCTGGACCGACGTCAGCCCGCTGCTCGCCGAACTGCTCGCCACCGCGCTGCGCGCGGCGCGGCTCACCGACGGCGACGTCGACCCGACGGTCGGCGCCGCGCTCGCCGGGCTCGGCTACGACCGCGACGTCCGGCTGCTCCGCCCGGTGGACGGCGTCGTCGTCGCTGTCCCGGCCCCGGGCTGGAACTCGGTCGAGCTCGACCGGACGGCCGGTCGCGTGCGGGTGCCGGACGGCGTCCGGCTCGACCTGGGTGCCACCGCGAAGGCCTGGACCGCCGACACGGCGGCCGCGGTCATCGCCCGCCGCACCGGTGCCGGGTGCCTGGTCTCCCTCGGCGGTGACATCGCCGTCGCGGGGAGCGCGCCGGCCGGCGGCTGGCGGATCCGGGTGGAGGACGTGACGGGCGACCCCGACGCACCGCCGTCCGGGCCGAGCACCACGGTGACGATCGCCGACGGCGGCCTGGCCACCTCCTCGACCCGCGCCCGCCGCTGGCGCCGCGGCGGCACCGAGCTGCACCACCTGCTCGACCCGCGCACCGGACTGCCGGCGGCGCCCGCCTGGCGCACCGTCTCGGTGGCCGCGGGCAGCTGCGTCGACGCGAACACCGTGAGCACCGCCGCGATCGTGCGCGGGCACGCCGTCTGGCCGTGGTTGCACCGGATCGGGGTGCCGGTCCGGCTGGTCACCGTCGACGGGCAGGTCGTCACCAGCGGGGGCTGGCCCCAGGAGCAGGCGGCATGACCTCGATCGCGTTCTGGTACCTGATCCGGGCCACCGGACTCGTCTCGCTGGTCCTGATGACCGCGACGATCGTGCTCGGGGTCGTGGTGCAGCGGCAGCGCCGGCTGCCCGGACTGCCCCGCTTCGGCGCGGTGGCCCTGCATCGCAGCGTCTCGCTGATCTCCGCGCTGCTGCTCGTCGTGCACGTGGTCACCGCGGTCGTCGACTCGTACGTGAGCATCCCGGTGGTCGCCGCCGTCGTGCCGTTCACGTCGGGCTGGCGGCCGGCCGGCATCGGGCTGGGCGCGCTCGCGGTCGAGCTGATGGCCGTGGTCATCGCGAGCAGCCTGCTCCGCGGCCGGATCCCGTTCCGGCTGTGGCGGGCCGTGCACTGGACCTCGTACCTGCTCTGGCCGCTCGCCTTCGTGCACGGCCTGATGACCGGCACCGACCTCGGCTCCGGATGGCCGCTCGTCCTCGCGCTCGGCTGCGCCGCCGTCGTCGGCGGCACCTCCGCCGTCGCCTGGGTCGGGCGCACCTCCCCCGCGGTCGAGCGGGCACCGGCCGCGCTGGCCAGCAGCTCCGCCGCCCTCCGTCGCGGCGCCCGCGTCGCCGTCTTCCGGAACCGGTGAGCGGATGACCACCGTGCTCTCGACCCACGGCCTCTTCGACGCCCCGGGCCCCGGCCTGCCCGAGCACCGGGCGACCTTCGGCCCGCTGCCCGGGGCCGACCCGGTGGAGCTGGCGGCGGCCGCCGAGCTGACCGGCCGCGGGGGTGCCGGCTTCCCGACCGCGGTCAAGCTGCGCTCGGTGGCCGACGCCGCGGTCGCGACCCGCCGCTCCCCCGTGCTCGTCGGCAACGGCGCCGAGGGCGAGCCGGCCGCGGCCAAGGACGCCGTCCTGCTGTCCCGGGCCCCGCACCTCGTGCTGGACGGGCTGTCGCTGGTGGCCCGAGGACTCGGGGCCACCGACGTCGTCCTGGCCGCGCCGGAGCACCTCCTCCCCGGGCTGGCCGCCCGGCTGGCCGAGCGACCCGACGGCGCGGCGGTGCGACTGCACCCCGCCGCCGCGGAGTTCCTCTCCGGCGAGGAGTCCGCCCTCGTCGCCGACATCGACGGTGACCCGCCGCTGCCCCGGTCGAAGCTGGTGCCCGTCCGCGAGCGCGGCGTCGACGGCCGGCCCACGCTCGTGCAGAACGTGGAGACCCTGGCCCGGCTGGCGCTGATGGCCAGGGGCGATCGGGAGACCTCCGGGAGGACGCTGGTCACGCGGCGGTTCCAGCGCAACCGCACGCCCTGGACCGACGTGCTGGAGATCCCGCTGGGAGCGCCGCTCGGCGACGTCCTGCCCCTGGACAGCCACGTGCGCGCCGTGCTGGTCGGCGGCTACCACGGCACGTGGCTGCCGGCCGCCGTCGCGCGGGGCCTGCCCCTCGACCGGGCCGGGCTCGAACCGGTGGGCGCCGCGCTGGGCGCCGGCGTGCTGGCCGCCCTGCCCGCCGACCGCTGCGGGCTGAGGGAGACCGCCCGCGTCGTCGGCTATCTGGCCGCCTCCTCGGCCGGCCAGTGCGGCCCGTGCCTGAACGGCCTGCCCCGCATCGCCGCCGCCCTGGCCGTGCTCGCCCGCGCCGCCACCCCACCGCCCCAGCTGCTCACCGACATCTGGCGCTGGTGCGGCCTGCTGCCCGACCGCGGCGCGTGCCGGCACCCCGACGGCACCGTGCGCCTGGTGGCGAGCGCGCTCGGCGTATTCGCCCCCGAGGTGCGGCTGCACGCCTCCGGCCGGTGCAGCGCGACGACGACCCGGCCCTTCCTCCCCGTGCCGGGAGCCGTGCGGTGACCCGTCTCGCAGTGGACCCCATCGCCTGCACCGGTCACGGGCTGTGCGCGGAGCTGCTGCCCGAGGCGATCGCGCTCGACGAGTGGGGCTATCCGCTGCTCGCCGACGGCGAGCTGCCGCGCGAGCTGCTGCGCCGGGCCCGCTCGGTGGCGGCCACGTGCCCGACCCGGGCGCTGCGGCTGGTTCAGACGGCGGCGCGGTCGGCCGCGACCGACGCGTAGACCTGCGCGTGCACGAACCGGACCGCGGCCCGCTGCTCGTCGCGCCAGGTGCGGTCGGCCGGGCGCGGCATGGACCGGGCCAGGGCGGCGGACACGGCGCCGGTGAGCGAGACCGCGTCGAAGCCGCGCGCCTCGTCGTTCAGGTAGGGGACGACGTCGGACCACTGGTCGGAGAACCAGCCGCAGCTGGGCGCCACCACCCGCGTGCCGACGTCGCGGCAGACCTCGAGATCGCGGGAGTGGGTGCCGCAGCGCTCGGCCAGGACGGCGACGTGCAGCTGCTGCAGCTCCGCGGCCCAGGCGGCGTCGCCGGCACCGGGCACGACCAGCTCCAGCGCGCCGGAGCGGGCCAGCGCGGTGATGCCGGGCACGGTGTCGTCCGGGTCGCCGGGCATCCCGAGCAGCACCCGGAGCCGGCCGCCGCCGTCCAGCGCGCCGGACAGCGCGGCACGCACCAGGGCCGCGGGGTCGGGCACCGCCGGGGAGGTGCAGCGCAGCACCAGGCCGACCAGCCCGCGCTCGCTGCCGACGTCCGCGTCCGGGAGGGCGACCGACGGGTGCGCCACGACGATCGCCGTCCGCCCGTACCGCTCGGCGATCTCGTCGGCGGCGCCCGGCGTGAGGGTCAGCACCACCTCGGCCGTCGCGGCGAGCGCGGCCAGGTGCGCGTCGTGGAGGGTGCGGGTGCGCTGCGCCGGCTCGCGCAGCTGGTGCACGGTGAGCACCAGCGGGATGCCCAGCCGGCGGACCGTCTCGGTCCAGCACTCCAGCGCGGCGACCGGCAGGTGGCCGTACCCGCCGTGCACGTGCAGGACGTCGATCTCGCCCGCGTGCGCGGTCAGGTAGGCGGCGTCCAGCCACGGGCTCGGCTCGGTGTCCGGGCCGACCGCGACCACGCCCGCAGGCCGCACGGCCTCGACGTAGGCATCGGCGTGCGGGACGGCGGCCACCCGGATCGGCGGCGCCGGCTCGGCGGACCCTGCGACGGACACGTGCGGACACTCCTCCTGCGGTCGAGCGCTGCTCCGCAGGAGGCGGTGCCGGTCGACGGTTCGGCGTCGGCACGGGGGTTACGAGCCGATCTGGTTCGGCCTACCCCTCGGTCTGCGCACCGAACCCCGAGGGGACTCCTTCGGGTGACGGATCACAGCCGCTCAGGTGGTCGCGTGCGCCCGCAGGTCGGCGAGGTGCGCGTGCACGAGGGTGACCACCAGCGCGCCCTCCCCCACCGCCGAGGCCACCCGCTTGACCGAGCCGCCGCGGACGTCGCCGGCGGCGAACACGCCCGGCGTGCTGGTCTCGAGCATCGCGGGGGCGCGGTCCAGGGGCCAGGCCGGCGCAGGGGGGTCCTCGGCGTCGATCAGGTCGTGCCCGGTGAGCAGGAAGCCCCAGCGGTCCTGGGCCAGGGTGCCGGCCACCCAGCCGGTGCGCGGCTCGCTGCCGATGAGCACGAACAGCACGCCGTCCTCGACGGTCTCCTCGCCGGTGTCCAGGTGCCGGACGACCACCTTCTCGAGGAAGTCACCGCCGCTGCCGCCGACCACCTGCGTGCGGCCGCGGACGTCGATGGTGGGCAGCGCGTCGAGCTCGCGGATGAGGTAGTCCGACATGGTCTCGGAGAGGTCGGCCCGCCGGATGAGCACCGTGACCCGGTCGGCGTAGCGGGACAGGTAGACCGCGGCCTGACCGGCGGAGTTGCCCCCGCCCACCACGAACACGTGCCGGCCGCGCATGGCCGGCGCCTCGGCGATCGCCGCGCCGTAGAACACCCCGCGACCGGTCAGCTCCTCCAGCTCCGGGACACCCAGCCGCCGCCAGCTCGCGCCCGTCGCGACGACGACGCTGCGGGTGAGCACCGTGTTGCCGTCGCTGAGCGCCACCCGGTGCAGCTCCCCCTCGGTGGTCAGGCCGGTCGCCGACCGCATGAAGTGGAAGGTGGCGCCGAACTGCCAGGCCTGCTGGTAAGCGTGGAAGGCCAGGTTGTTGCCGCTGATCCCGTTCGGGAAGCCGGCGTAGTTGCGGATCA
Protein-coding regions in this window:
- a CDS encoding FAD:protein FMN transferase translates to MSTVATADWEAWSCRVRLAVTDPAALDEARAVLTGHLADVDLACSRFRPDSELTALDDAAGSWTDVSPLLAELLATALRAARLTDGDVDPTVGAALAGLGYDRDVRLLRPVDGVVVAVPAPGWNSVELDRTAGRVRVPDGVRLDLGATAKAWTADTAAAVIARRTGAGCLVSLGGDIAVAGSAPAGGWRIRVEDVTGDPDAPPSGPSTTVTIADGGLATSSTRARRWRRGGTELHHLLDPRTGLPAAPAWRTVSVAAGSCVDANTVSTAAIVRGHAVWPWLHRIGVPVRLVTVDGQVVTSGGWPQEQAA
- a CDS encoding ferric reductase-like transmembrane domain-containing protein; translated protein: MTSIAFWYLIRATGLVSLVLMTATIVLGVVVQRQRRLPGLPRFGAVALHRSVSLISALLLVVHVVTAVVDSYVSIPVVAAVVPFTSGWRPAGIGLGALAVELMAVVIASSLLRGRIPFRLWRAVHWTSYLLWPLAFVHGLMTGTDLGSGWPLVLALGCAAVVGGTSAVAWVGRTSPAVERAPAALASSSAALRRGARVAVFRNR
- a CDS encoding NADH-ubiquinone oxidoreductase-F iron-sulfur binding region domain-containing protein yields the protein MTTVLSTHGLFDAPGPGLPEHRATFGPLPGADPVELAAAAELTGRGGAGFPTAVKLRSVADAAVATRRSPVLVGNGAEGEPAAAKDAVLLSRAPHLVLDGLSLVARGLGATDVVLAAPEHLLPGLAARLAERPDGAAVRLHPAAAEFLSGEESALVADIDGDPPLPRSKLVPVRERGVDGRPTLVQNVETLARLALMARGDRETSGRTLVTRRFQRNRTPWTDVLEIPLGAPLGDVLPLDSHVRAVLVGGYHGTWLPAAVARGLPLDRAGLEPVGAALGAGVLAALPADRCGLRETARVVGYLAASSAGQCGPCLNGLPRIAAALAVLARAATPPPQLLTDIWRWCGLLPDRGACRHPDGTVRLVASALGVFAPEVRLHASGRCSATTTRPFLPVPGAVR
- a CDS encoding ferredoxin; translation: MTRLAVDPIACTGHGLCAELLPEAIALDEWGYPLLADGELPRELLRRARSVAATCPTRALRLVQTAARSAATDA
- a CDS encoding glycosyltransferase → MSVAGSAEPAPPIRVAAVPHADAYVEAVRPAGVVAVGPDTEPSPWLDAAYLTAHAGEIDVLHVHGGYGHLPVAALECWTETVRRLGIPLVLTVHQLREPAQRTRTLHDAHLAALAATAEVVLTLTPGAADEIAERYGRTAIVVAHPSVALPDADVGSERGLVGLVLRCTSPAVPDPAALVRAALSGALDGGGRLRVLLGMPGDPDDTVPGITALARSGALELVVPGAGDAAWAAELQQLHVAVLAERCGTHSRDLEVCRDVGTRVVAPSCGWFSDQWSDVVPYLNDEARGFDAVSLTGAVSAALARSMPRPADRTWRDEQRAAVRFVHAQVYASVAADRAAV
- a CDS encoding NAD(P)/FAD-dependent oxidoreductase; translated protein: MSGGQRAALVVLTRDDAIRERMARELHRRYDRDYAVVVGADAEEVHTGLAEAGNLPVAVLFGVLGEADPDGLDRLRELHVGCQGSLAVAAYRWGAFETAGAVFEGITLGQLDRHVAAPEQEGDEEFHLQVSEMLEEWTNRQGGGFEAVRIIGDRWSERAQHLRDTFTRNKIPIGFHDVDSAAGRAMLADLALESPRLPVVVLRFRPGRPVLQNPSDLDIANAFGLLTPLDPELTWDVVVVGAGPAGLGAAVYAASEGLSTLVLEPEAVGGQAGTSSMIRNYAGFPNGISGNNLAFHAYQQAWQFGATFHFMRSATGLTTEGELHRVALSDGNTVLTRSVVVATGASWRRLGVPELEELTGRGVFYGAAIAEAPAMRGRHVFVVGGGNSAGQAAVYLSRYADRVTVLIRRADLSETMSDYLIRELDALPTIDVRGRTQVVGGSGGDFLEKVVVRHLDTGEETVEDGVLFVLIGSEPRTGWVAGTLAQDRWGFLLTGHDLIDAEDPPAPAWPLDRAPAMLETSTPGVFAAGDVRGGSVKRVASAVGEGALVVTLVHAHLADLRAHATT